The following are encoded in a window of Neomicrococcus lactis genomic DNA:
- a CDS encoding cytochrome c oxidase assembly protein, whose product MPRKSWTVALAAVIFGIIVTAASLVLSGGSAPATLGDPGPLTRWGLPIATFVNHAAMALTIGALAFGAAIVPRSTKPIRARASARVVVVPESKPKAAANVSSAATQTATEAGSQIAGAEAAAKDNDFRAEIPAKSTDGGSVHPAFDATMAVAGYAGVTWTVAAAATLVLMFSSVSGLPLSGSSTFTAALVDYIFNISLGQAWGWMVLIAAVTASLAFAVRGPAWIAATAVLGTAGILPIALTGHTQGGNDHWGAVNALGLHLLGVYLWAGGIGTLALISRSLQGQAPGRFTDIKNKAQRPLTAGLVLKRFSDIAFVAIVVVTLSGIISAWIRMERFEDLFTPYGGLVITKALLTLALGILGLMHRTRVIGKLNAGDSTPLASAWRLIFAEVLVMAAVIGVAAVLGRTATPVPQELPPAASPARILTGYDLPPALGIGEWFTVWRWDWLWVAVVIFLGVAYAKWMHTLSKRGDSWNIGRAISWYVGLALLTYVTSGSPAVYGMVLISMHMVAHMALTMVVPIFLVVGAPMTLALRAMRPRTDGTRGPREWMLAFIHSKYSQVVTHPLFAAANFAGSIIIFYNTDLFGFALREHVGHELMNVHFLLTGYIFALNMIGIDPLPARLPHPFRLILLIATMVFHAFFAVSLMNSNMLLQADWFGSMGRPWGSPPMEDQQLGTAAMWGIGEVPTLFLALGVAIAWLRSDTKAAKREDRRADANHDADLEAYNRMFEQYAEHDQTIDQRRGR is encoded by the coding sequence GTGCCTCGCAAATCATGGACGGTTGCACTTGCGGCCGTCATCTTTGGAATCATCGTCACCGCGGCATCCCTGGTGCTGAGCGGCGGCTCGGCGCCAGCAACGCTTGGTGATCCGGGCCCGCTGACGCGGTGGGGACTTCCCATTGCAACCTTCGTGAACCACGCGGCCATGGCGCTGACCATCGGCGCACTCGCGTTCGGGGCGGCGATTGTTCCGCGCTCCACCAAACCTATTCGTGCACGGGCGAGCGCTCGCGTCGTCGTCGTTCCTGAATCCAAGCCGAAGGCCGCTGCCAACGTAAGTAGCGCGGCGACACAAACCGCAACCGAAGCTGGTTCTCAGATCGCCGGTGCGGAGGCCGCCGCGAAGGACAACGACTTCCGCGCAGAAATTCCTGCCAAGTCCACCGATGGCGGCTCCGTCCACCCAGCGTTCGACGCCACCATGGCAGTCGCCGGATACGCCGGCGTCACGTGGACCGTGGCAGCGGCGGCGACTCTTGTGCTGATGTTCTCGAGCGTCTCCGGTCTTCCACTGAGCGGTAGCTCGACCTTCACCGCTGCGCTCGTGGACTACATCTTCAACATTTCACTGGGCCAAGCGTGGGGATGGATGGTGCTCATCGCAGCCGTCACCGCTTCGCTGGCCTTTGCCGTTCGTGGACCCGCCTGGATCGCGGCCACCGCGGTACTTGGCACCGCAGGAATCTTGCCGATCGCACTGACTGGCCACACGCAAGGCGGCAACGACCACTGGGGCGCCGTCAACGCGCTCGGTCTGCACTTGCTCGGCGTGTACTTGTGGGCGGGCGGCATCGGCACGCTCGCGCTCATTTCCCGCAGCCTTCAGGGGCAGGCTCCTGGACGCTTCACGGACATCAAGAACAAGGCTCAGCGTCCCCTGACGGCCGGTTTGGTGCTCAAGCGCTTCTCTGACATCGCATTCGTGGCCATTGTGGTGGTGACGCTCTCGGGCATTATCAGCGCGTGGATCCGCATGGAGCGATTTGAGGATCTCTTCACGCCCTATGGCGGACTCGTCATCACCAAAGCGCTGCTCACGCTGGCTCTCGGCATCCTTGGCCTCATGCACCGCACGCGCGTGATCGGAAAGCTCAACGCAGGGGATAGCACCCCGCTGGCTTCGGCCTGGCGCCTGATCTTCGCTGAAGTCCTGGTCATGGCCGCTGTCATTGGCGTGGCAGCTGTGCTGGGCCGGACGGCGACTCCTGTCCCGCAGGAACTTCCGCCAGCTGCATCGCCGGCACGTATTCTGACCGGCTACGACCTCCCGCCGGCCCTCGGCATTGGCGAATGGTTCACGGTCTGGCGCTGGGACTGGCTCTGGGTCGCCGTCGTCATCTTCCTCGGTGTTGCCTACGCCAAGTGGATGCACACGCTCTCGAAGCGCGGTGACTCTTGGAACATTGGCCGCGCTATCTCGTGGTACGTGGGCTTGGCGCTCTTGACCTACGTGACCAGCGGTTCGCCTGCGGTCTATGGAATGGTGCTGATCTCGATGCACATGGTGGCGCACATGGCGCTGACAATGGTGGTCCCGATCTTCCTGGTGGTGGGTGCCCCGATGACATTGGCACTGCGGGCCATGCGCCCTCGCACGGACGGAACGCGTGGACCGCGCGAATGGATGCTGGCCTTCATTCACTCGAAGTACTCGCAAGTCGTCACGCACCCGCTCTTCGCGGCAGCGAACTTCGCCGGCTCCATCATCATTTTCTACAACACGGACCTCTTCGGTTTCGCGTTGCGTGAGCACGTGGGCCACGAGCTCATGAATGTGCACTTCTTGCTTACGGGCTACATTTTCGCGCTGAACATGATTGGCATCGATCCGCTGCCAGCGCGCTTGCCGCACCCGTTCCGCTTGATTCTTCTCATTGCCACCATGGTGTTCCACGCGTTCTTCGCGGTGTCCCTTATGAACTCCAACATGCTTTTGCAAGCAGACTGGTTTGGCTCGATGGGCCGTCCGTGGGGAAGCCCGCCGATGGAGGACCAGCAGCTGGGCACAGCGGCCATGTGGGGCATTGGCGAAGTGCCTACGCTCTTCTTGGCGTTGGGTGTGGCCATCGCGTGGCTGCGCTCTGACACGAAAGCTGCCAAGCGCGAGGACCGTCGCGCTGACGCCAATCACGACGCTGATTTGGAAGCGTACAACCGCATGTTCGAGCAGTACGCCGAACATGACCAGACCATCGATCAACGGCGAGGACGCTAG
- a CDS encoding NHL domain-containing thioredoxin family protein: MTTTDNLRSTSRVRASALEGRNWLNTGGKQLNLEDLRGKIVLLDFWTFCCINCLHVLDELRPLEEKYRDVLVTVGVHSPKFEHEADPVALAAAVERYEIHHPVLDDPELKTWQSYAARAWPTLVVVDPEGTIVAHLSGEGHANGLEVLVEELIAEHEAKGTLHRGDGPYVAPPAREGDLRFPGKVVALRDGGFLVGDSGHHRIVELDQDLRTVRRVIGAGIKGFADSPKDYDAAGSPQGAGSDQSGVDQSGGAQFNEPQGLALLPEDVAAKVGYDVVVADTVNHRLRGISLATGAVRTLAGNGVQRLLDTEQARKEAPGIGVNLAEGLAAGALEVSLSSPWDVVWSEKAQRVIVAMAGTHQIFSFDPVSGAVAVFAGSGLEGLEDGAAETSWFAQTSGLATDAAGDIWLADAETSALRVLRVGDDGAVTAVETLVGQGLYDFGFQDGAATDARFQHPLGVTVLPDGSVAVADTYNGAVRRVDLASGEVSTLARGLAEPSDVLLDDSVDGEPVLLIVETNRHELVRIPLPKEALRVDEGSAQVTRPRTPVAAGEHQLVVRFAAPKGQKLDDRWGDPTQLKISSSPENLLVEGAGTSVGLTRTLVLNPNVPEGVLHITARAAACDGEPGGEIPDHAACHLYQQDWGIPVLLAEDGATELELDLRGVN; this comes from the coding sequence ATGACGACCACCGACAATCTTCGCAGCACTTCCCGCGTACGAGCCTCAGCGCTCGAGGGTCGCAACTGGCTCAACACCGGTGGTAAACAGCTGAATCTGGAAGATCTCCGCGGCAAGATCGTCCTCTTGGACTTCTGGACGTTCTGCTGCATCAACTGCTTGCACGTGCTGGACGAATTGCGTCCGCTCGAAGAGAAGTACCGCGACGTCCTGGTGACCGTGGGCGTGCACTCCCCGAAGTTTGAACACGAAGCTGACCCGGTAGCGCTTGCCGCCGCCGTGGAGCGCTACGAAATTCACCACCCGGTCCTCGATGACCCAGAGCTCAAGACGTGGCAGTCCTACGCGGCACGCGCGTGGCCAACCCTTGTGGTGGTGGATCCTGAAGGCACCATCGTGGCGCACTTGTCCGGCGAAGGTCACGCGAACGGCCTCGAGGTCCTCGTGGAAGAGCTCATTGCCGAGCATGAGGCCAAGGGCACGCTGCACCGCGGTGACGGTCCCTACGTTGCACCTCCAGCCCGCGAAGGCGACCTGCGCTTCCCTGGCAAGGTCGTGGCGCTGCGCGACGGAGGCTTCCTCGTGGGCGACTCCGGCCACCACCGCATCGTCGAGTTGGATCAGGACTTGCGCACGGTTCGCCGTGTGATCGGCGCCGGCATCAAGGGTTTCGCTGATTCGCCGAAGGATTACGACGCCGCTGGATCGCCTCAGGGTGCAGGCTCGGATCAGTCCGGTGTTGATCAGTCCGGTGGAGCGCAATTCAATGAACCTCAAGGCTTGGCCCTCCTCCCGGAGGATGTGGCAGCCAAGGTGGGCTACGACGTCGTAGTGGCCGATACCGTCAATCACCGCCTCCGCGGCATTTCCCTGGCAACGGGTGCCGTGCGCACGCTCGCTGGAAACGGTGTGCAGCGCTTGCTGGACACCGAACAGGCTCGCAAGGAAGCTCCCGGAATCGGCGTGAACTTGGCCGAGGGTCTGGCTGCTGGCGCGCTTGAGGTTTCGCTGTCTTCCCCATGGGACGTGGTGTGGTCTGAAAAGGCACAGCGCGTGATCGTGGCGATGGCTGGCACGCACCAGATCTTCTCCTTTGATCCTGTGTCCGGGGCCGTGGCGGTCTTTGCCGGTTCCGGTTTGGAAGGCCTCGAGGACGGCGCTGCCGAGACCTCGTGGTTCGCGCAGACCTCCGGCTTGGCCACTGATGCGGCTGGCGACATCTGGTTGGCCGACGCCGAGACCTCGGCGCTGCGTGTTTTGCGTGTGGGCGACGACGGCGCTGTGACGGCCGTTGAGACGCTCGTGGGTCAGGGACTGTACGACTTTGGCTTCCAAGACGGCGCAGCCACTGACGCTCGCTTCCAGCACCCTCTGGGTGTGACGGTGCTGCCGGATGGTTCCGTGGCTGTTGCTGACACCTACAACGGGGCTGTGCGCCGCGTTGATCTTGCCTCCGGCGAAGTTTCCACGCTGGCGCGTGGATTGGCTGAGCCATCCGACGTCTTGTTGGACGATTCCGTGGACGGCGAGCCCGTGCTGTTGATCGTGGAGACCAACCGCCACGAACTCGTGCGCATCCCGTTGCCTAAGGAAGCGCTGCGCGTGGATGAGGGTTCTGCCCAGGTCACGCGTCCTCGCACGCCCGTGGCAGCTGGCGAGCACCAGCTCGTGGTGCGCTTTGCCGCTCCGAAGGGCCAGAAGCTCGATGACCGATGGGGCGATCCCACGCAGCTGAAGATTTCCTCGTCGCCCGAGAACTTGCTCGTAGAAGGCGCTGGAACGTCCGTGGGCCTGACGCGCACGCTCGTCTTGAACCCCAATGTCCCCGAAGGCGTTCTGCACATCACCGCCCGTGCGGCAGCCTGCGATGGCGAGCCAGGCGGAGAGATCCCAGATCACGCAGCATGCCACTTGTACCAGCAGGACTGGGGCATCCCCGTGCTCTTGGCTGAGGATGGCGCCACCGAGCTTGAGCTCGATCTGCGCGGCGTGAACTAA
- a CDS encoding helicase HerA-like domain-containing protein — translation MATTNASDHVEKIRSGYTFTEPSIVLGAAKVEDQVYPDALVRLPLGMMNRHGLVAGATGTGKTITLQVLTEQLSEAGVPVFVSDVKGDLTGLSTAGTSSEKLLQRTQSVGMQWEAKNYPVEYFALGGDGNGIPVRATITSFGPILLARILELNETQESSLQLIFHYADKKGLELIDLKDLRAVISHLTSDEGKDELKDLGGLSKATAGVILRELITLEAQGMEKFFGEPEFNTAELLRQAPDGRGVISSLELSTLLEKPLLFSTFLMWLLADLFSELPEVGDVEKPKLVFFLDEAHLLFRGASNAFLESIMTTVRLIRSKGVGIFFVTQTPKDVPGDVLGQLANRVQHALRAFTPDDAKALKQTISTFPTSDYDLEEALTQAGTGEAIVTVMNESGAPTPVAWTKMWTPRSQMGASDATIVTSTVQASPLLSQYGTAVDGVSAFEKLNGAAASVPATGESAQAPNAQGQPAGSVQDEARRIEEDILGRPASVPPAPQQAPQEAPAPQAEAPKSRPKKQDNVVMDVALDVANQLGREFLRGIFGTRRRRR, via the coding sequence ATGGCTACGACCAATGCTTCAGATCACGTAGAAAAGATCCGTTCCGGCTACACCTTCACCGAGCCGTCCATTGTCTTGGGCGCTGCAAAGGTTGAGGACCAGGTATATCCGGATGCCCTTGTACGCTTGCCACTCGGCATGATGAACCGCCACGGCTTGGTAGCCGGCGCTACAGGTACGGGCAAGACCATCACCCTCCAGGTGCTCACGGAGCAGCTCTCTGAAGCGGGCGTTCCTGTCTTCGTTTCTGATGTCAAGGGCGACCTCACGGGCCTCTCCACTGCGGGGACCAGCAGCGAAAAGCTGTTGCAGCGCACCCAGAGCGTGGGCATGCAGTGGGAAGCCAAGAACTACCCTGTGGAGTACTTTGCCCTCGGCGGCGACGGCAACGGCATTCCTGTCCGTGCCACCATCACGAGCTTTGGCCCCATTCTTCTTGCCCGCATTCTTGAACTCAACGAAACCCAAGAGTCCAGCCTCCAGCTCATCTTCCACTACGCGGACAAGAAGGGCCTCGAGCTGATTGACCTCAAGGATCTCCGTGCGGTGATTTCTCATCTCACGAGCGACGAGGGCAAGGACGAACTCAAGGACCTCGGCGGACTGTCCAAGGCGACGGCTGGCGTCATCCTGCGTGAGCTCATCACTCTGGAAGCTCAGGGCATGGAAAAGTTCTTTGGCGAGCCGGAATTCAACACAGCAGAGCTGTTGCGTCAGGCACCTGACGGCCGCGGCGTCATCTCGAGCCTTGAGCTCTCGACGCTTCTCGAGAAGCCGCTGTTGTTCTCGACCTTCTTGATGTGGCTACTCGCAGACTTGTTCTCGGAGCTCCCAGAAGTCGGCGACGTTGAAAAGCCAAAGCTTGTGTTCTTCCTAGACGAAGCTCACTTGCTCTTCCGTGGCGCATCCAACGCGTTCCTTGAGTCCATCATGACCACGGTGCGTTTGATCCGTTCCAAGGGCGTTGGCATCTTCTTCGTCACCCAGACCCCGAAGGACGTTCCCGGGGACGTACTGGGCCAGCTCGCCAACCGCGTTCAGCACGCACTGCGCGCTTTTACGCCGGATGATGCAAAGGCTCTCAAGCAGACCATCTCCACATTCCCGACCTCTGACTACGACCTCGAAGAGGCCCTCACGCAGGCCGGTACCGGTGAGGCTATCGTGACCGTCATGAACGAGTCCGGTGCGCCAACCCCGGTGGCCTGGACCAAGATGTGGACGCCTCGTTCCCAGATGGGCGCATCAGACGCAACCATCGTCACGAGCACCGTCCAGGCCTCACCCCTACTCAGCCAATACGGCACCGCCGTAGATGGCGTCTCGGCGTTCGAGAAGCTCAATGGTGCCGCCGCGAGTGTTCCTGCTACGGGCGAATCGGCTCAAGCTCCCAACGCTCAGGGCCAGCCCGCCGGAAGCGTTCAGGACGAGGCGCGTCGCATCGAAGAAGACATTCTGGGCCGTCCCGCCTCGGTGCCTCCGGCTCCGCAGCAGGCTCCTCAAGAAGCGCCCGCACCACAGGCAGAGGCTCCCAAGTCTCGCCCGAAGAAGCAGGACAACGTGGTCATGGACGTAGCTCTCGATGTCGCGAACCAGCTGGGCCGCGAGTTCTTGCGTGGCATTTTCGGCACGCGCCGCCGCCGTCGCTAG
- a CDS encoding AEC family transporter — protein sequence MLGVFSGFAVVWAVILVGFFVGKKGILGPDARVTLNRLTFFVASPALLFKTLSESDPLSVLGPLLWVALISAFLIMGIYILTTKWWFKRNLADQTVGAMSAATVNSANLGMPIAIYVLGDIGHAAPVILFQLAILTPINLAMLDAATSKNPTTLRSIIGQSFRNPMIVGSLSGLAVALMQVEIPQVLKDPIDLIAGASIPAMLIAFGISLVDSRPLAKSSPFNKDVLVASAMKLILHPIVAWLIAAFIFRLEGELLLSAIVMASLPTAQNVFVNASRYNKGVTLAKDTVLITTIGAIPAMVAVAVIFQ from the coding sequence GTGCTCGGGGTATTTTCCGGATTTGCCGTGGTGTGGGCCGTCATTTTGGTGGGCTTCTTCGTTGGCAAGAAAGGCATTCTTGGCCCTGATGCTCGGGTTACCCTGAATCGTTTGACGTTCTTCGTCGCGTCCCCTGCCTTGTTGTTCAAGACGCTGTCTGAGTCAGATCCGCTGTCCGTCCTGGGTCCACTCTTGTGGGTGGCGCTCATTAGCGCGTTCCTCATCATGGGCATCTATATCCTGACCACCAAGTGGTGGTTTAAGCGGAACTTGGCTGATCAAACCGTTGGCGCCATGTCTGCGGCTACTGTGAATTCGGCGAACCTCGGTATGCCGATCGCCATCTATGTCCTCGGCGACATCGGCCACGCGGCTCCCGTGATCCTGTTTCAGCTCGCGATCCTGACGCCGATCAACCTTGCCATGCTGGATGCTGCCACCAGCAAGAATCCCACAACCTTGCGGTCCATCATTGGCCAGTCCTTCCGGAACCCCATGATTGTGGGTTCCCTCTCGGGCCTCGCGGTGGCGTTGATGCAAGTAGAAATTCCGCAGGTCTTGAAGGATCCCATCGACCTCATTGCGGGCGCCTCGATCCCTGCCATGCTGATCGCGTTTGGCATCTCCTTGGTGGATTCTCGACCGCTCGCGAAGAGCTCCCCGTTCAACAAAGACGTCCTCGTGGCGAGCGCCATGAAGCTCATCCTTCATCCGATCGTCGCGTGGCTCATCGCCGCCTTCATCTTCCGTCTGGAGGGGGAATTGTTGCTCTCGGCGATTGTGATGGCATCCTTGCCCACCGCGCAGAACGTGTTCGTCAATGCCTCTCGTTACAACAAGGGCGTGACCTTGGCGAAGGACACCGTTCTCATCACCACGATCGGCGCGATTCCCGCAATGGTCGCGGTCGCCGTGATTTTTCAGTGA
- a CDS encoding cation:proton antiporter — protein MDPTALVLIELGAIFLGLGVLGRLAARMGISPVPLYLVGGLLFGHGGFIPVTGIEEFGHIASELGVVLLLLMLGLEYTAKELVTGLRQTWAAGIVDFVLNFTPGAVLALMLGWGPVAAVVMGGVSWISSSGIIAKVLGDLGRLGNRETPTILSILVIEDLAMAVYLPILTAMLAGVSFFGGLRAVGVALLTVSLVLVLALRYGAFISRMLHSEDRENFLLKLIGAALLVAGIAASLQVSAAVGAFLLGIAISGATAHSATRVLEPLRDLFAAMFFVLFGINTDPTAMPPVLIPALLLAIITTVTKIFTGGWAARRAGVAKLGQIRAGTALVARGEFSIIIAGLGVSSGAVPAQLAALATAYVMLLAIMGPIIARFAEPLAQKVGYGRPRATGKKAPG, from the coding sequence GTGGACCCAACCGCCCTTGTCCTGATTGAACTCGGAGCCATTTTCTTAGGTCTTGGAGTTCTGGGTCGATTAGCCGCGCGCATGGGCATTTCGCCAGTGCCGCTGTATCTGGTGGGCGGCCTGCTCTTCGGTCACGGCGGCTTCATACCGGTCACTGGCATTGAAGAATTTGGGCATATCGCGAGCGAGCTCGGCGTGGTGCTGTTGCTGCTCATGTTGGGCCTCGAGTACACCGCGAAAGAACTGGTTACGGGCCTGCGGCAGACGTGGGCCGCCGGAATTGTGGACTTTGTCCTGAACTTCACTCCGGGCGCGGTGCTTGCGCTCATGCTGGGGTGGGGTCCCGTAGCGGCCGTCGTTATGGGCGGCGTGAGCTGGATTTCGTCCTCTGGCATCATCGCCAAAGTTCTGGGTGACTTGGGCCGCTTGGGTAACCGCGAGACTCCCACCATCCTATCGATCCTCGTGATCGAAGACCTCGCGATGGCGGTCTACCTGCCAATTCTGACGGCCATGTTGGCAGGCGTGAGCTTCTTCGGCGGACTGCGCGCCGTGGGCGTCGCCCTGCTGACCGTGTCCTTGGTGTTGGTGCTGGCCCTGCGCTACGGCGCTTTCATTTCGCGGATGCTCCATTCCGAGGATCGCGAAAACTTCCTGCTCAAACTCATTGGCGCGGCGCTCCTCGTGGCGGGCATCGCGGCAAGCCTCCAGGTTTCCGCCGCGGTCGGCGCGTTCTTGTTGGGCATTGCTATTTCCGGCGCCACGGCCCACTCGGCTACGCGCGTCTTGGAGCCGTTGCGGGATTTGTTCGCGGCGATGTTCTTCGTGTTGTTCGGTATCAATACGGATCCGACGGCGATGCCCCCAGTTCTCATTCCAGCGCTATTGCTGGCAATCATCACTACGGTGACGAAGATTTTTACCGGCGGTTGGGCGGCCCGCCGAGCTGGCGTGGCCAAGCTCGGCCAGATACGCGCTGGTACTGCGCTGGTGGCTCGCGGCGAGTTCTCGATCATCATCGCCGGCCTGGGTGTGTCCTCAGGAGCGGTCCCCGCGCAACTCGCGGCACTAGCTACCGCCTACGTGATGCTGCTGGCGATCATGGGTCCCATCATCGCCCGTTTCGCCGAGCCGCTAGCCCAGAAGGTGGGCTATGGGCGTCCGCGCGCCACCGGAAAAAAGGCTCCTGGCTAG
- a CDS encoding cation:proton antiporter regulatory subunit: MNVEETPLPGIGSRREITVANGRRVGVLQFRNGEMNLLISQEDDPDSSLAEIPLTTEEAAALGSLLGAPQLVQHLSNQQSGLAGLSTEQIVLPRESPYAAQDLGATRLRTRTGVSIVALVRGAHVIPSPGPETDLLAGDVVVVVGTPRGIKAASQILHEG, encoded by the coding sequence ATGAATGTAGAAGAAACGCCCCTACCCGGAATCGGATCGCGCCGTGAAATCACGGTGGCGAACGGTCGCCGGGTGGGGGTTCTCCAATTTCGTAACGGAGAAATGAATCTGCTGATCTCTCAAGAGGATGATCCAGATTCATCACTCGCCGAAATTCCCCTGACCACGGAGGAAGCTGCCGCTCTCGGTTCACTCTTGGGTGCACCGCAGCTCGTGCAGCACCTTTCCAACCAGCAAAGCGGCCTCGCGGGCCTCAGCACAGAACAAATCGTATTGCCGCGCGAAAGCCCGTATGCAGCGCAGGATCTCGGGGCCACCCGCTTGCGTACCCGCACCGGCGTCTCGATCGTGGCGTTAGTACGCGGCGCTCACGTCATTCCCTCCCCTGGGCCGGAAACTGACCTGCTTGCCGGGGACGTCGTCGTCGTAGTGGGAACCCCTCGCGGCATCAAGGCTGCCTCGCAAATCCTGCACGAAGGCTGA
- a CDS encoding SseB family protein, with translation MSETPQSPNPAALPPEFFGGSQAAAPTQPAAESATDGTQPLTPLESLLERSQHDDSLAGQVIGTFLQSEIFFLSRDEVTAETDNVTPLMLENAAGKHVIALFSHPTRIPPTFIEQAPFAVKVVGAAVVDNLQNAGMVLNPGFELGFEISEEGVAGIRQDFQPDGSQNATDA, from the coding sequence ATGAGCGAAACGCCACAGTCCCCAAACCCTGCCGCACTTCCCCCCGAGTTCTTCGGCGGAAGCCAGGCAGCCGCACCTACTCAGCCTGCTGCCGAGTCGGCTACCGACGGCACGCAGCCGTTGACGCCACTCGAGTCGTTGCTTGAGCGTAGCCAGCACGATGATTCCCTCGCGGGCCAAGTCATCGGCACCTTCTTGCAGTCCGAGATCTTCTTCCTCTCCCGTGACGAAGTCACTGCGGAGACGGATAACGTGACGCCATTGATGTTGGAGAACGCTGCCGGCAAGCACGTCATTGCACTCTTCTCCCACCCCACCCGCATTCCACCGACGTTCATTGAACAGGCTCCTTTCGCCGTCAAGGTCGTAGGTGCGGCTGTCGTGGACAACCTCCAGAACGCTGGCATGGTGCTGAACCCAGGCTTCGAGCTGGGCTTCGAAATCAGCGAAGAAGGCGTTGCAGGAATCCGCCAGGACTTCCAGCCGGACGGCTCGCAAAACGCCACCGACGCGTAA
- a CDS encoding D-alanyl-D-alanine carboxypeptidase family protein, with product MSLALTLTLTPPAQAATIIRDPNNVEVLVNKTHPLSPLTYVPPDLVTYPGTTRKLRSVTSTQLQKLFAGATAAGHSLRVTSAYRSYSEQASLYNSYVAKYGVTYANRISAKPGYSEHQTGLTADIGLASGTCGFLACFGDTAAGKWVAANAYRYGFVIRYPKGYEATTGYMYEPWHLRYVGVKRALELRSLAVPTLEHYYDGVRRAIPNTPALTRVVSGNLLASPSAFNGTWGAATTVVSRMGTGNSAVQSVDWNSDGILDVMWVSGAGRLYVLLGNRYGGFGTAIMITRGLAGTDFVAAKFVTSRALPELAVRGADGKVRKYSRNGYFLAGSPTILRTVATTARISAADWNNDRAVDLLVSTPAATVAYLGSGTGTVSASATSTNGRLSGVTNVRRVNGASGPGTSGYLAQKGSTIYYYQRGATSLATGVVVGTGQLAK from the coding sequence GTGAGCCTCGCGCTCACGTTGACGCTGACGCCGCCCGCTCAGGCGGCCACCATTATTCGGGATCCCAATAACGTAGAAGTCCTAGTCAACAAGACGCATCCGTTGTCACCGTTGACTTATGTGCCACCAGATCTGGTGACTTATCCCGGCACCACCCGGAAGCTGCGCTCCGTCACGAGCACCCAACTTCAGAAACTTTTTGCGGGCGCTACAGCCGCGGGTCACAGCCTGCGCGTGACCTCGGCGTACCGTTCATATTCCGAACAGGCTTCGCTCTACAACAGCTACGTCGCGAAATATGGCGTCACGTACGCCAACCGGATCTCCGCCAAGCCTGGCTATTCGGAGCATCAGACCGGCCTCACTGCGGATATTGGGCTCGCAAGCGGTACTTGCGGTTTTCTTGCCTGCTTTGGTGACACCGCGGCCGGTAAATGGGTGGCAGCCAATGCGTATCGCTACGGCTTCGTGATTCGCTACCCGAAGGGCTACGAAGCCACCACGGGCTACATGTATGAACCGTGGCACCTGCGCTATGTGGGCGTGAAACGGGCACTCGAATTGCGCTCGCTCGCCGTACCTACCCTGGAGCACTATTACGACGGCGTTCGCCGGGCTATCCCGAACACCCCGGCTTTGACTCGGGTGGTGTCCGGCAATTTGCTGGCCTCGCCATCAGCGTTCAATGGAACGTGGGGCGCCGCAACGACGGTGGTCAGCCGTATGGGAACCGGCAACTCGGCAGTGCAATCCGTGGACTGGAATAGCGACGGCATTCTGGATGTCATGTGGGTGAGTGGTGCTGGCCGTTTGTACGTCCTGCTCGGGAATCGATACGGCGGCTTCGGGACCGCCATCATGATCACGCGCGGACTCGCGGGGACGGACTTCGTCGCTGCTAAGTTCGTGACTTCGCGGGCCTTGCCAGAACTCGCAGTGCGCGGTGCTGACGGCAAGGTGCGCAAGTATTCGCGCAACGGATACTTCTTGGCCGGTTCTCCGACCATCCTTCGAACGGTCGCCACTACTGCGCGCATCAGCGCGGCTGATTGGAACAACGACCGCGCTGTGGACCTACTCGTGAGCACTCCAGCCGCGACCGTCGCCTATCTTGGTAGCGGCACGGGAACGGTGTCTGCGAGCGCTACCAGCACTAACGGCCGGTTGAGTGGCGTGACGAATGTGCGCCGAGTCAACGGGGCTTCTGGGCCGGGAACGTCAGGGTACTTGGCTCAAAAAGGCAGCACCATCTACTACTACCAACGCGGTGCCACGAGCCTCGCCACGGGAGTAGTAGTGGGTACGGGTCAGCTCGCCAAGTAG